A genomic segment from Leopardus geoffroyi isolate Oge1 chromosome A2, O.geoffroyi_Oge1_pat1.0, whole genome shotgun sequence encodes:
- the FAM221A gene encoding protein FAM221A isoform X1: protein MHLRRRVIFSGLSRNIFGSWETGIVGEDDGGKHFTPEEYEEYKKKVLPMRLQNRLFVSWRSPTGMDCKLVGPETLCFCTHRYKQHKTDFETIPQQRPISLPCRVTGCQCRAYLYVPLNGAQPIRCRCKHFADQHRAAPGFMCNACSKCSGFHSCFTCACGQPAYAHDTVVETKQERLAQGKPVGQDVPYAAMGGLTGFSSLAEGYMRLDDSGFGAPSMEFLDSPVTAMDHPFLKAFQASSSSSPETLTDVGTSGQVSSLKRPEEDDMAFFERRYQERIKMEKVAKQKGKAPLPSSTKPS from the exons ATGCACCTGCGGAGACGTGTTATTTTTTCCGGTCTCTCAAGAAACATTTTTGGTAGTTGGGAGACTGG AATTGTTGGTGAGGACGATGGAGGGAAACATTTTACTCCTGAAGAatatgaagaatacaaaaaaaaagtattaccgATGCGCTTACAAAACAGATTATTTGTGAGCTGGAGATCACCAACTGGAATGGATTGTAAACTTGTGGGTCCAGAGACACTGTGTTTTTGTACACATAG gtataaACAACATAAAACTGACTTTGAAACGATTCCACAGCAGCGCCCCATTAGTCTCCCTTGCCGAGTGACTGGCTGCCAGTGCAGGGCTTACCTTTATGTCCCTCTCAATGGTGCGCAGCCCATTCGCTGCAGGTGCAAGCACTTTGCCGATCAGCACAGGGCTGCGCCTGGCTTTATGTGCAATGCCT GTTCCAAGTGTTCAGGATTCCATAGTTGCTTCACTTGTGCTTGTGGTCAGCCTGCATATGCTCATGACACAGTAGTGGAAACTAAGCAAGAAAGACTTGCTCAGGGAAAACCAGTGGGACAGGATGTCCCTTATGCAGCAATGGGAGGTTTGACTGGCTTCAGCTCACTGGCAGAAGGCTACATGCGATTAGATGACAGTGGGTTTG GTGCACCTTCAATGGAATTTTTAGACTCTCCAGTTACAGCCATGGACCACCCATTTCTGAAAGCATTTCAAGCATCATCTAGTTCTTCTCCAGAAACACTAACAGatg tagGTACAAGTGGTCAAGTTTCTTCCTTAAAGAGACCTGAAGAGGATGATATGGCTTTCTTTGAAAGACGATACCAAGAAAGG ataaaaatggaaaaggttgctaagcagaaaggaaaagcacCATTGCCATCAAGTACAAAACCTTCATGA
- the FAM221A gene encoding protein FAM221A isoform X2: MERLTLPSGGKAVVDEYLEYRRIVGEDDGGKHFTPEEYEEYKKKVLPMRLQNRLFVSWRSPTGMDCKLVGPETLCFCTHRYKQHKTDFETIPQQRPISLPCRVTGCQCRAYLYVPLNGAQPIRCRCKHFADQHRAAPGFMCNACSKCSGFHSCFTCACGQPAYAHDTVVETKQERLAQGKPVGQDVPYAAMGGLTGFSSLAEGYMRLDDSGFGAPSMEFLDSPVTAMDHPFLKAFQASSSSSPETLTDVGTSGQVSSLKRPEEDDMAFFERRYQERIKMEKVAKQKGKAPLPSSTKPS, encoded by the exons ATGGAGAGGCTGACGTTGCCTTCCGGCGGCAAGGCGGTCGTGGACGAGTACTTGGAGTACCGAAG AATTGTTGGTGAGGACGATGGAGGGAAACATTTTACTCCTGAAGAatatgaagaatacaaaaaaaaagtattaccgATGCGCTTACAAAACAGATTATTTGTGAGCTGGAGATCACCAACTGGAATGGATTGTAAACTTGTGGGTCCAGAGACACTGTGTTTTTGTACACATAG gtataaACAACATAAAACTGACTTTGAAACGATTCCACAGCAGCGCCCCATTAGTCTCCCTTGCCGAGTGACTGGCTGCCAGTGCAGGGCTTACCTTTATGTCCCTCTCAATGGTGCGCAGCCCATTCGCTGCAGGTGCAAGCACTTTGCCGATCAGCACAGGGCTGCGCCTGGCTTTATGTGCAATGCCT GTTCCAAGTGTTCAGGATTCCATAGTTGCTTCACTTGTGCTTGTGGTCAGCCTGCATATGCTCATGACACAGTAGTGGAAACTAAGCAAGAAAGACTTGCTCAGGGAAAACCAGTGGGACAGGATGTCCCTTATGCAGCAATGGGAGGTTTGACTGGCTTCAGCTCACTGGCAGAAGGCTACATGCGATTAGATGACAGTGGGTTTG GTGCACCTTCAATGGAATTTTTAGACTCTCCAGTTACAGCCATGGACCACCCATTTCTGAAAGCATTTCAAGCATCATCTAGTTCTTCTCCAGAAACACTAACAGatg tagGTACAAGTGGTCAAGTTTCTTCCTTAAAGAGACCTGAAGAGGATGATATGGCTTTCTTTGAAAGACGATACCAAGAAAGG ataaaaatggaaaaggttgctaagcagaaaggaaaagcacCATTGCCATCAAGTACAAAACCTTCATGA